A region of Rhinoderma darwinii isolate aRhiDar2 unplaced genomic scaffold, aRhiDar2.hap1 Scaffold_538, whole genome shotgun sequence DNA encodes the following proteins:
- the LOC142722912 gene encoding histone H3-like centromeric protein A — protein sequence MKPPQKSLSRRKSAQPQKKPAAPPQSPPSRGETSHRPSTQRRRRYRPGARALMEIRKYQKSTNLLIQKTPFFRLVREICLKYSRGVFYYWQSTALMALQESAEAFLVSLFEDSYLFSHQANRGTLFVKDMQLARRIRGIPYEL from the exons atgaaaccaccccagaaaagcttgtcccgcaggaagtcggcgcagccgcagaagaaacctgcagctcctcctcaatctccgccaa gtagaggggaaacaagtcacagaccgagcacacaacgaagaagacgctaccgcccaggagcccgtgcactgatggaaataagaaagtaccaaaaatcaaccaatctgctcattcagaaaaccccgtttttccgcctg gtgagagagatctgcctgaagtattcccgcggcgtgttttactactggcaaagcaccgcacttatggcgctacaagag tcagctgaggccttcctcgtgagtctctttgaagattcttacctcttcagtcaccaggccaataggggcactctctttgtgaaggacatgcagctcgcacggagaatccgaggcatcccgtatgaactgtga